One Triticum dicoccoides isolate Atlit2015 ecotype Zavitan chromosome 5B, WEW_v2.0, whole genome shotgun sequence genomic window carries:
- the LOC119309353 gene encoding probable purple acid phosphatase 20: MHNMIVEDERDGSIYNQGFAFQGENVESEHPPPATFEQFVEFHRELRNWHTHVQLQDDLVEHFASVLSTTATGSTALALIVLAAFVLSMLSTSLAVTSSYVRPRPRATLSLPKDAGGPTPTQVHISTVGHDEMRVTWITEDDAPAVVEYGTTSGQYPFSATGTTTSYSYLALYHSGNIHDAVVGPLKPSTTYYYRCSSDPSREFSFRTPPASLPFTFVIVGDLGQTGWTKSTLQHIAAADYDMLLLPGDLSYADFLQPRWDSYGRLVEPLASARPWMVTEGNHEIERIPLLEPRAFKAYNARWRMPYDAGDSPSGSNLYYSFDVAGGMVHVIMLGSYTGFEAGTAQHEWLRGDLARIDRGKTPFVVALVHAPWYNSNEAHQGEGDDMRDAMEALLRAARVDAVFAGHVHAYERFTRVYGGMEDQCGPVYVAIGDGGNREGLADEYIDPQPKTSVFREASFGHGRLQVVNATHDDDQPVVADQVWIASLASNPDCNNPAGTGAQA, encoded by the exons atgcacaacatgatcgtggagGACGAGCGCGATGGTAGCATCTACAATCAAGGGTTTGCTTTCCAGGGTGAAAATGTTGAGTCTGAGCATCCACCTCCCGCAACCTTTGAACAGTTTGTCGAGTTTCATCGGGAGTTGCGTAATTGGCATACTCATGTCCAGCTCCaggatgacttggttgagcac TTTGCTTCCGTTCTCTCGACCACGGCAACGGGGAGCACAGCGTTGGCTCTCATCGTCCTCGCCGCCTTCGTCTTGTCCATGCTGTCTACCTCGCTCGCCGTCACCTCGTCCTACGTCCGGCCCAGGCCGAGGGCGACGCTCTCCTTGCCCAAGGACGCCGGCGGTCCGACGCCGACGCAG GTCCATATATCGACTGTTGGCCATGACGAGATGAGGGTGACATGGATCACTGAAGACGATGCACCGGCAGTCGTGGAGTACGGCACGACCTCAGGCCAGTACCCATTCTCAGCGACAGGAACCACCACGAGCTACTCGTACCTAGCCCTCTACCACTCGGGGAACATCCACGACGCCGTCGTCGGCCCACTGAAACCCAGCACCACGTACTACTACCGGTGCAGCTCCGACCCGTCGCGCGAGTTCTCCTTCCGGACgccgccggccagcctccccttcaCCTTCGTCATCGTCG GTGACCTCGGACAGACCGGCTGGACCAAGAGCACGCTGCAGCACATCGCGGCCGCCGACTACGACATGCTCCTCCTCCCCGGCGACCTGTCGTACGCCGATTTCCTCCAGCCGCGCTGGGACTCGTACGGCCGGCTCGTCGAGCCGCTGGCTAGCGCGCGGCCGTGGATGGTGACCGAGGGCAACCACGAGATCGAGAGGATCCCGCTCCTCGAGCCGCGTGCCTTCAAGGCCTACAACGCGCGGTGGCGCATGCCGTACGACGCCGGCGACTCCCCGTCGGGGTCGAACCTCTACTACTCCTTTGACGTCGCGGGCGGCATGGTGCATGTCATCATGCTAGGCTCGTACACGGGCTTCGAGGCCGGCACGGCGCAGCACGAGTGGCTGCGGGGCGACCTCGCCAGGATCGACCGCGGCAAGACGCCGTTCGTGGTGGCGCTGGTGCACGCGCCGTGGTACAACAGCAACGAGGCGCACCAGGGGGAAGGCGACGACATGCGGGACGCCATGGAGGCGCTGCTCCGCGCGGCGCGCGTGGACGCGGTGTTCGCGGGCCACGTGCACGCGTACGAGAGGTTCACGCGCGTCTACGGCGGCATGGAGGACCAGTGCGGGCCGGTGTACGTGGCCATCGGAGACGGCGGGAACCGGGAAGGGTTGGCAGACGAGTATATCGACCCACAGCCCAAGACGTCGGTGTTCCGGGAAGCGAGCTTCGGCCACGGCAGGCTGCAGGTGGTGAATGCGACACACGACGACGACCAGCCGGTGGTGGCCGACCAGGTGTGGATCGCCAGTCTCGCTTCTAACCCGGATTGTAACAATCCAGCGGGAACGGGGGCTCAGGCCTGA